AAAAACTTATCTATCGGCGGCCGGGTGGTAATCTTAAAATCCGTGTTGTTCGCAATTCCGGTTTATTATCTCTCCTTTTTCAAGGCTCCATCAGGTATTATTTCAAAACTTGAGTCTATTTTTTCTCAATTCTTATGGGGGGGCTGTGAGGATGAGAGGAAAATTAATTGGGTTAAATGGGAGTCGGTGTGTAGACCGATTGAGAATGGAGGTTTGGGTATTAGAAACATTAGGAAGTTTAACCCTGCTCTGTTGGGAAAATGGGAATGGAAAGTGATTAATGAGAGGAAAGGAATTTGGTTTGAAGCGCTAGTTAATAGATACGGGATGATTAATGGGGTTTTAAATTCGGGGTTAAATGGGGCGTCAAGTTTGTGGAAGGATGTTTGTAACGTGGATATAGGTGGGTGGGCATCTTCAAGGGAGTACACGGTGAAAGAGGTGTATAAAAGCGTGAAGTCGAACGACCAACAACTACGTAGTCAACCGTGGTGCAAAATTTGGAATAATGTGATACCAAAGAAAGTATCGTGTTTGGTATGGAGAGTGTTTTTAAATAGAATTCCTACAAAAGACAATTTAGTACGAAGGGGAGTTCTATCTAATAATCAAATAGGATGTGTCGGGGAGTGCGGGAGAGAGGAATTGGTATCTCACATTTTCTTTGAGTGTCCAAAATTTACAGGTGTATGGAGTCTCATATGCAAGTGGATTGGAGTGTATACAACTTTGCAGAATGAGGGATGGAAACACTTTGAACAGGTTGAAGGTCTGCTTGGTTCACAAAGAATGTCAGCATTGAAATTGAGGGTTATATGGGCTGCTTGTGTGTGGTGTATTTGGAGATACAGGAATAATAAAGTGTTCCGGAACGAGGAAATTCAAATAGAAAAGGTGGCAGAAGAGGCGAAGATTCTGGCATGGAGATGGCTTAGATTAAAATCTAACTATATAGCTGATGATATAGTAGCGTGGTGCAAGAATCCCAAGGCGTGTTTCGGCATCCTTGGTGATTGAGAATCTGGGCGGGTGTGGAGTTGGTGTGGTTTCTGTAAAGGTGTGAGATGTTCAAAGATTCAGGCGTCGCTCTTTATCACACCAGTGGCGAGTTTGGCAAGGCAGCTGTCTAGCGTTGTGTATCGTTTGTCGAATATAGTCTCCTGCGGAAGGTGGTTGTTATTCTGCTGTTAATAACATATTGGGATATATAGTTGATGcactactagaaatttggcctacggccacgctaaaattgtccacagctcagaaactgtggccacatatatgatttggccatggttatcaaagcgtagacgtatgttatagaatattgaatccggagtgtgAAACTGTGGCCTTTTTCTTCATAAGCCACGGTTAAAAAACTGTAGTTATTTAAAGCCACAAAGAAAAACCGCGACATTATAATTTTAACTTCAAACTGTGgcctataccaaaaaaaaaaataccgcCAAAATCCCCCCCCTTTTTTTTTCCCTCTCAgttaattaatttcttttctaattttttttagattaaaaaaagaaaaagaataaaaaaagccAATACATTCTTCagacaacttcttcttcccatttCCTTTCTCTCAAACGACTTTCTTCTCCTCTATCTCATCGCACCGCCGCTCATATCTGTAGTTCTTTCTTCTCTGAACGCGATTTATCTTATAACTTCTTGTGATTCGTCCTCTCCTCTCTTCTCTGTGGCCGTGAAAGAGCGATGTGTTTGGGGTGGTGGTGGCGGAGCCACCGTGACCTTGCGATTTCCTTGACTTCTTCTACGATCCTACCATTTCTTCGATTAtctatgtttgatttattttaatcgcTTGTTTGTTTTGTGATTAATCGATTAGTATGTGTTGATTTCAGAATCTGAAGGAAAACATGAAAGGGGAAAACGAAACCCTAATCTTGAAAACACGATTCAATGGCAGaaattgatgatgaagaagaaaaaaacaaatgagAGAAGAGAAGGAAGAACTCGCGATTTGCAATTTTTACCACTTGGTGAGATATTTCTTGTTCTTCGTCTTTCTGGTTCTGTCTGTGAACTTTTCTCTTTGTCTTTCTCCCTCTGTTCACTATATTCTTCTGTCTTCTTGGTGACCTATATTCTTTAGCCAGAGTTAACTGCACCGCCGGAATCTCTGGTATACACTCTCTTCAGTTTAGTACTAGTTAGATCTAACATGATTGTTATGTTTTTTTATGGTATTAATTTGTGATGTTGTGGTTGCAGGGGGTCACATAAACCCAGCAGTGACATTCGGTTTGTTCTTGGCGAGGAAATTGTCTCTAACAAGAGCAGTGTTCTACATCGTTATGTAGGTTCTTAGTGCTATCTGCGGCGCTGGTGTGGTTAAGGGTTTTGAGGGGGAAAAATTCTTCAGAGAAAAAAACGGTGATGCTAACTTTGTTGCTCCTGGGTACACAAAAGGATATGGACTTGGTGCTGAGATTATCGGTACCTTTGTTCTTGTCTACACCGTCTTCTCCGCCACTGATGCCAAACGTAGTGCCAGAGACTCTCATGTTCCTGTATGTGCATGTGCTTTTACTTCTTTAAATTAATTACATGTGTTAATTTTAGTCTAATGTTTCTTAATGGTGTGTTAATTAAAGGAATTAACAGATTTTGGCACCTTTACCAATTGATGGAAGACAGAGTATTTGTTTGAACATTAGGGTGTATCTGTTGTTTGAACATTAAGTTTGTGCATTTTATCCTATTTCACCTGTAAAGCTTTCACAGGCCTGACAAAACaagttgattaatatattttgacGATTTATTATTTGACTTTAGGTCCTaatatgtaaaatatatttttgatgatttattattGTTGAGTTGTCTCTATATATATCACATATATAACTATATGTATTACATGTAATAATTACTATGTGTCTGAATTAAAGAGAAGATGGTTGGGGAAGGAAGAAAACCAAAGGCAGTGATTGTGGGAGGGAGTATAGGAGGAATATCAATCGCACATGCCCTGATCTTAACTGGTTGGGATGTTCTTGTCCTTGAAAAAACCACCTTACCTCCATCTGGAAGTCCCACTGGTGCAGGTCTTGGACTCAACCCTGTCTCTCAACAAATCATTCAATCTTGGATTTCACAACCTCAACAATTCTTACATAATACCACTTTTCCACTAACTATTGATCAGGTCAATAATTATATTTACATTGTCTTCATTTTCTATAAATTCTAATGATGATTTTATGGATGCATTGAAATGATATGATACTGCACTATACATATTGTTATgttagttaatttaattaatcaattatgatGATTGATATGATTAATTATTATGTATTGTTGTGAATATTATTGTGGCTAATTCTGATTATgtaccaaccaattgatgattatgtgttgtgttttttttatatgaacCGTTATGGATTGGATCGTGTGATTTTGTCTAATGAGAGATCTCTGTCTTCAGTTGTTTGATCATACGTCTGTCTAATGAGTCAGATGTCCGACGTGTGTCGGTGGTGTCCCGCATACCAGTGTCGACGTGTTTGTGCCAGAGTTGTGTGTGGTTTCCGTCTCTAATCcagaaattatattttattactgATGTATAGTTGAACTAGTATGAACCCTTTGAGTATAAATGTATTGTTTttcatgaaaaaaaaagaaagaattgaAGTGTTTTtgtaactatttttatttatcttgACAGAACCAAGTAACTGATAGTGAGAAGAAGGTGAATTGGACATTAACAAGAGATGAAAATTTCAACTTTAGAGCATCACATTGGGCTGATCTTCATGGTGTTCTTTATAATGCACTTCCACCACAAGTATTTTTATGGGGTCATCTTCTTCTCTCTTTCCATGTTGCAAATGAAAAAGGGACTTCTGTTATAATAAAGGCTAAAGTTCTTCAAACCGGAGAGATCGTTGAGATTGTTGGAGAATTGCTTGTTGCAGCAGATGGTTGTCTCTCTTTAATCCGCCAAAAATATCTCCCCGATTTTGAACTAAGGTTTGTAAATTGTATCTCAGAATGGCTGTGAGTTCAACTTAATTGATATGCACTGGGAGTGTAAAGATTACTCAATCATAATCTTTGGATCGCTATAAATACTTGACTTTATCCAACATAAAAGTTATACAAAGTTTGCAATGTTTTGACAATGTAAAATTTTTTACGCCGACAGTTCATCGAAACTAATCTCTTCTTTTGCAGATATTCAGGCTATTGTGCTTGGAGAGGTGTTCTTGATTTTTCCGAAATTGAGAATTTAGAAACCATCACAGGTATCAGAAAGGCATACCCTGAATTAGGAAAATGCTTGTACTTTGATTTGGCCTCAGGTACACACAGTGTGTTGTATGAACTTCTGAACAAAAAGCTCAATTGGATTTGGTATGTGAATCAGCCTGAGCCCGAAGTAAGGGTATGACACCCGTACGACACTGTCGAAAAAGTTAGAAAAGTGTCCGAAAAATACTGTCAGATTAGCTAGTGTTGAATGCAATTGTTTGCACACTGACCCGAAAATAAGACATCAAATTTTGTCCGTTAATTTGAGCAACATTAATTGCATTTAGTGTTTATCTTTTCCTTTAGGTCCTAATTGAAGATTTTAATTGTGCCCTCCAAGAAAACATTCTTATTCAAGTAATAGAATGGTGATAACTTGTTATTAAATGGAAACATCATAATAGGTTTAAGTACTTTTTTGAATCATTCACCATGCGTTAATATAAACCGCAAACAAGTTAATATTGAATAAAGTACTTTTTATGACATATATCATCTAAGTGCTGCACTTAAAGTCTTAAACCATGCTTCAATGTCATACTCTTAATTCTAATTTCTTGTTGGCCTGCATTAGTGTATTTCTTTATTTGTGATTACTTGTTTgactttctatttttcttttccattaaACTGTTGCAATTTATTAACCTTTTTCAGTGGCCACACCCCTAATGTCTGTTAAATCATGCAATCAGATTGCTTTGATATATGCTAGTAAAAATAAGGATGGCTGATGaggatatatttatataaattgaatgaatatttcatgctttcattcataacattgcagTTTCATTGTGCTTATAGGAGGGGATAGAATGAATTTTATTCTTGCAGATTTAGATTTGGCATCACTAGTCAGTATCCCATGGATTAGATagtatttttaaaacaaatatgttACTTGACCATCACCTTGGGATGCTTAACTTTGACAGCAATTTAATTGGCTGATGTCATTCTTACATATGGTTAATGAAGTATTAAGTTTGGTTAATAGATACATCAGATGTTGCAATTCATTATCATCTACTGAATTTCATTAATCATGAATTTGATGAAATTAAGAAAGAGAAAGACATATTTGCTAgatgaaaatatttgattgttTGTGTATTTGAAAGACATAAGGGAGGAgatgcaaagatgaagagaataTGGCTCTAAGCTGAAGGAGGAATATGTGATGGTGAAGCATCTACCTAAAATTAAGAAAGATGAAGACTCCCGAAAGTGTTGTTTGTCCGACTGTTTTAATTGTTGTAATGACAATTGGCAGAAGGTAATGAATTATTTTATGACCTGGAAATTTAGTGGTATCATTTTAATTCTAACTAAGTAGCTTTTATTATTTCGTATTAACTTCAGAGTTATCGCTTTCCTGTTTGTGTATAGGTGATTTTACATTAACTTCAATTCAATACTAATATTCATTAACATATGTACATGCTCCTGCAGGGTTTTTAAGAAGACCTCCAAATTGAATCAACATATGTACATGCTCCTATGCTCCAAATTGTTTTCTGAAATTGTATGGTTATCATGGATGAACAAGTGCAGGGCTACCATGATCTATTGTGAAATAATTATGAATTCAGACTGTGTTTGAAAATCTGAATGTATATGCCTGTTTCATTGTTTTCTGCTAATAATGGACTTAGAATGAGTCGAATACTCTAAATGAATTGAATCATGTATGTGCAGCAGCTATGAATGAATGGAATTGGAATTGGCACTAAAAAAAACTTACATTTGGCCTTAATGTTAATTttcttgtaattaattagattctaatcatcaatattattgttaattatatatatatatatatatatatatatatatatatatatatatatatatatatatatatatatatatatatatatatatatatatatatatatatatatatatatatatatatatatatataatgacatttatgtaatgatacaaaaataaaccgtggcaagataaatggtttagaaagcataacatataataacggttttaaataggtggtcataaccaaaccgtggctatatcttgaaccaatattgtgtcgtaaacgttaaattgaaaccgtggctttaccatatagccacagttttgcaatcatggcaaatacaaaccgcggccttaatcaagctacctaaaccgtggcctaacaaagccacggttgtcaaaaaggcgtggtctataccaaaaaaccgtggactttactttaggccacggccgaatactccacagttggatttccgtggccaaaccgtggcctcagcgttacgccacggttattttgcatatagcctcggtttcctgggcgtggcaggagacctttttttCTGTAGTGATGGTTTTAAGAGTTTGAATTGGTATAGTTTGAATTGGTGTAATTTTGGTATCTGTTATGCCTGGACATGTATGCTGTACTGACTGTTGTTTGTTATTGGCATCCCTTATGCCAAGCTTCTGGTAATGCTAATGCCTTTTTGCCTTTTCCAAAAAACTGATATGTAAATTAACTTACTGTGATCCATCAACATTGATAACTATCTACTAAAATGCTTCTTCAACAATGCATAAGagcaatttatttttttaaaaaataaatatttctagAAGATAGATAGTAACTATCAAGTATCTATAATCATTTAATAACTAACCTTTGTTACGTAATTCCTTGAGCacacaaaatattttttctaatttcAATAAGAGGTCTTACCACTGTAAATAACCACAAGTTAAATTATAATGAAAATTTTCATAagcaaaataaacaattaaattaataaacaataataattaacTATTCTTTTGTTATTAGCATAGTGGTTAACactattaattaattatacaTACGAAAAGAGAGTGTGGTGACTAAGGTTCAAAGTCCTGTCGCAAAAAGTTACACTAAACACAAATCAACAATTAAATGTTGTTTATTTTTGTGTGCGTGTATGTGATCTAGCGATGAAACGCTTGGGTCTTGAAAGTGTGttcctctcaaggtctcaggttTGAAATCCACTAGGTACAAATAGCTTATTAAAAGAAGTTGTTTATCCAtacattcataataaataaaagatatattaTAATATCTGTGTTGGGGAAGTCGTCAGTGATGTGATGAGTAGGAGTAAATGATTTTGGGAGCACGTGTGTTAAATGCTTGTCTTGTAATTGAAATGTTTTAAAGTAAAAGTCTTTCATATGGCCTCAAACTTCTAGGATAGGGTATAATGTCTATGTAATTGAAATGTTTAAAAGTAAAAGTTTCATATGGCCTCAAACTTCTAGGATAGGGTATAAGTGTGTGCGCGCGCGCACACACGTGTATAGCgtgatattaattttgttttcgtCTTCTTCAGCCCCAAAGCATAACTTTTCTTATGTTTCTTGTTATCTTTCGGTCATCACACCTTTCCATTTCTTCGAATTTATTTCTCTGTTGTGAAGATCGTCTCAGAGCTCTAGtgattcattttcttcattcttcAAAACTTGTGGATATCTTACGGAAACAATCCTTACTTTATAACTTCGATTCTCTTTTGCTTGCTTTCTGGGTATGGTATCTACGGGGTgtgatctatgtgcttgcaggtatAATGACTGCAACAATCGTGTGACATATTGGGCATGATGATGTCAACATTGTAAGGTGAAGTCTTCATTAGTTATGATGATCAAGTTGTGGTGCTTGAAGATCAAGATGTCATAGCCTATCTCAGGAGAACAACATCTAATGCCAAGCGGCATACAATGGAATCAGTGAATATCTTTGATCAAGCAATATCTCTGATGATGACGCTTATCCTAAAGTTATCTCAAGCCTCACAAGGGAAAAATTTCAAGGTTACGCTGAAGCACTACAGTAAAAGATAATGTAGCAAGGAACCTAAAGATTAAAAGTTGTGAaaaagaggaagtgtgaaagacTTACTTTGCACGGTCTTTAGTCTAAGAACAACACCCCACCAGTCAATTTCGATATATATCAAATGAAAGGGTTTGAATCACCATACTTGCCTCGAACAGaacgaaaataaaacaaaatgaagagaaaaaaatatacatTGATTGAACTCTTACCTTAGAGAAGTTCACAAAATT
This is a stretch of genomic DNA from Vicia villosa cultivar HV-30 ecotype Madison, WI unplaced genomic scaffold, Vvil1.0 ctg.000910F_1_1, whole genome shotgun sequence. It encodes these proteins:
- the LOC131632140 gene encoding uncharacterized protein LOC131632140 isoform X1, which codes for MREEKEELAICNFYHLVLSAICGAGVVKGFEGEKFFREKNGDANFVAPGYTKGYGLGAEIIGTFVLVYTVFSATDAKRSARDSHVPMVGEGRKPKAVIVGGSIGGISIAHALILTGWDVLVLEKTTLPPSGSPTGAGLGLNPVSQQIIQSWISQPQQFLHNTTFPLTIDQNQVTDSEKKVNWTLTRDENFNFRASHWADLHGVLYNALPPQVFLWGHLLLSFHVANEKGTSVIIKAKVLQTGEIVEIVGELLVAADGCLSLIRQKYLPDFELRYSGYCAWRGVLDFSEIENLETITGIRKAYPELGKCLYFDLASGTHSVLYELLNKKLNWIWYVNQPEPEVRV
- the LOC131632140 gene encoding FAD-dependent monooxygenase sdgC-like isoform X2; its protein translation is MVGEGRKPKAVIVGGSIGGISIAHALILTGWDVLVLEKTTLPPSGSPTGAGLGLNPVSQQIIQSWISQPQQFLHNTTFPLTIDQNQVTDSEKKVNWTLTRDENFNFRASHWADLHGVLYNALPPQVFLWGHLLLSFHVANEKGTSVIIKAKVLQTGEIVEIVGELLVAADGCLSLIRQKYLPDFELRYSGYCAWRGVLDFSEIENLETITGIRKAYPELGKCLYFDLASGTHSVLYELLNKKLNWIWYVNQPEPEVRV